A region of [Bacteroides] pectinophilus DNA encodes the following proteins:
- a CDS encoding site-specific integrase, which translates to MAKGSVRKKGKKWYYRFYVEDTSGNLVQKEFAGTESKSETEKLLRQAMEDYEAKRFIAKAGNITLGELLDLWAEEELKTGTLSNGTVGNYLQAVGRIKQHPISKRKLKTVTSVHLQEFMDLLSFGGTVGDFISKGYSIDYVRSFSAVLQQSFRFAVFPKQFITFNPMQYVVMRHKKEETDLFADETATDRDKVKPLSFEMYRKLIEQLGKRSKDAILPVQIAYFTGLRLGEVAGLTWQDINLEEQYLTVRRSIRYNGATHKHEIGPTKWKKIRVVDFGDTLADILRNAKKEQHKNRFQYGELYQRNFYREVMEKNRVHYEYYHLGMTENVPEDYTEIFFVCLREDGCLELPATIETACRTAGRKVPELEGFHFHTLRHTYTTNLLSNGAQPKDVQELLGHSDVSTTMNVYAHATREAKRTSARLLDKVAGND; encoded by the coding sequence ATGGCAAAAGGTTCTGTAAGAAAGAAAGGCAAGAAATGGTACTACCGCTTTTATGTGGAAGATACAAGCGGTAATCTGGTGCAGAAGGAATTTGCAGGTACGGAAAGCAAAAGTGAGACGGAAAAGCTGTTAAGGCAGGCTATGGAGGATTATGAAGCCAAGCGGTTTATTGCAAAGGCTGGCAACATCACGCTCGGAGAACTGCTTGACCTGTGGGCTGAGGAAGAATTAAAGACAGGTACATTAAGTAATGGAACAGTTGGCAATTATCTTCAGGCAGTGGGAAGAATCAAACAGCATCCTATCAGTAAAAGGAAGCTGAAAACGGTGACTTCAGTACACCTGCAGGAGTTTATGGATTTGCTGTCATTTGGTGGTACTGTCGGAGATTTTATTTCCAAAGGCTATTCCATTGATTATGTAAGGTCGTTTTCAGCAGTATTGCAACAGTCATTCCGGTTTGCGGTATTTCCGAAACAGTTTATTACCTTCAATCCCATGCAGTATGTGGTGATGAGGCACAAAAAGGAAGAAACGGATTTGTTTGCGGATGAAACAGCCACAGACAGGGACAAGGTTAAACCGCTTTCCTTTGAAATGTACCGGAAACTGATTGAACAGCTTGGAAAACGAAGCAAGGATGCGATTCTTCCGGTTCAGATAGCATACTTTACAGGTCTCAGACTTGGAGAGGTAGCAGGTCTGACATGGCAGGATATCAACCTTGAAGAACAGTATCTCACTGTACGCAGGAGCATCCGCTACAATGGGGCTACCCATAAGCACGAAATCGGTCCGACAAAGTGGAAAAAGATCAGGGTTGTTGACTTTGGCGATACCCTCGCAGATATTTTGAGGAATGCAAAAAAGGAACAGCACAAAAACCGTTTTCAGTATGGGGAACTCTACCAGCGGAATTTTTACAGAGAAGTAATGGAAAAGAATCGGGTGCATTACGAGTATTATCATTTGGGAATGACAGAGAATGTGCCGGAAGATTACACCGAAATCTTCTTTGTATGCTTAAGGGAGGATGGCTGTCTGGAACTTCCGGCAACCATAGAAACAGCCTGCCGGACAGCAGGAAGAAAAGTACCGGAGCTTGAAGGTTTCCATTTCCACACACTGAGGCATACCTACACGACAAACCTCTTATCCAACGGGGCTCAGCCTAAGGATGTGCAGGAACTGTTAGGACACTCAGACGTGAGTACCACCATGAATGTCTATGCCCATGCTACAAGGGAAGCAAAGCGGACTTCCGCAAGACTTCTTGATAAAGTGGCAGGCAACGATTAA
- a CDS encoding FeoB-associated Cys-rich membrane protein, whose protein sequence is MDILSIIILVLLAIWFVAAVIYMIKNKGGCSCGGSSCGSSTDCRNGCGGCNGCKRCNPSERG, encoded by the coding sequence ATGGATATTTTGAGTATTATTATCCTTGTACTTCTTGCAATATGGTTTGTTGCTGCTGTAATATATATGATAAAGAATAAAGGCGGATGTTCATGCGGTGGCAGCAGCTGCGGAAGCAGTACGGATTGCAGGAATGGCTGTGGCGGCTGTAATGGGTGTAAGAGATGTAATCCGTCGGAAAGAGGCTGA
- a CDS encoding helix-turn-helix domain-containing protein, translated as MTEVKIALSIEEAADYTGIGRNTLRKLVEWKKLPVLKVGRKVLIKTDMLEKFMTANEGRDLRDKGNVRAVTRNVTN; from the coding sequence ATGACAGAAGTGAAGATTGCACTGTCCATTGAGGAAGCTGCCGACTATACGGGTATCGGCAGAAATACCCTGCGGAAACTGGTAGAATGGAAAAAGCTTCCGGTATTGAAGGTAGGACGGAAAGTCCTTATCAAAACGGATATGCTTGAAAAGTTCATGACCGCCAATGAAGGCAGGGACTTAAGGGACAAAGGAAATGTCAGAGCTGTCACAAGAAATGTGACAAATTAA
- a CDS encoding Dabb family protein: MVKHVILWKLDEKLTDSEKDQVKAGIKEGLEGLAGQIPGLVDITVRTEGLPSSNVDVMLDSTFVDAESLKGYATHPKHVAVADGKVRPYTVLRSCMDYEI; this comes from the coding sequence ATGGTAAAGCATGTAATATTGTGGAAGCTTGATGAGAAGCTTACGGACAGTGAGAAGGATCAGGTTAAGGCAGGAATTAAAGAAGGACTTGAAGGGCTTGCAGGCCAGATACCGGGACTTGTAGACATAACAGTAAGAACAGAAGGTCTGCCCAGCTCTAATGTGGATGTGATGCTTGATTCAACATTTGTGGATGCAGAAAGCCTTAAGGGATACGCAACACATCCGAAGCACGTAGCGGTTGCGGACGGCAAAGTGAGACCGTACACGGTATTAAGGTCCTGTATGGATTACGAAATCTGA
- a CDS encoding DUF6050 family protein, which yields MKGGKLDYVWLWILCGLPFGLHRMCLWIIPGGGSLGGGIALFALNFILGGVIGGSVLAWRLIVAVCYVPLTAYRLIAG from the coding sequence ATGAAGGGCGGCAAGCTGGACTATGTATGGCTCTGGATACTCTGCGGCCTGCCCTTCGGCCTCCATCGGATGTGCCTCTGGATCATACCGGGCGGCGGCTCCCTGGGTGGAGGGATCGCCCTGTTTGCCCTCAACTTCATTCTGGGCGGTGTGATCGGCGGCTCCGTCCTGGCATGGCGGCTGATCGTGGCCGTGTGCTATGTACCCTTGACCGCATACCGCCTGATCGCTGGGTAA
- a CDS encoding oligosaccharide flippase family protein — translation MPLNHIFKNSVVKGTLILTIAGLISKLMGFYYKIFLSGVIGAEGIGLYQLVFPITGIAMAVCSMGIENAISRFCAKEKDKAGILTAGLIMSLSLAFVTSYIIYHNAAFIAKRLLLNENAGSLVLVISVSIPFACLHQCICGYYYGTGDAKVPAVSQLFEQFARVGSVLAITFFLNKNSLPVTPVIAVAGIVAGEITSGLFCLLCATVGQHFRPVFRNIKPHIRDITGMALPISCNRILLTLLQSGEAILIPAQLTVSGMSSFDALSAYGVLTGMAMSFIAFPATITQSAAVMLLPSVSKAQSSDNSGMISRTISTSIEMALAMGIFCIGGFITYGAPFGALIFHNNLVADFMRVLAWLCPFLYINTTLTGILNGLGKTGYTFVCGIISTLMRIAFIIFLIPSYKITGYMWGLLVSQCFLTGAYVIFLLRLYHFSFSPVRAIVVPVLSLAVALCGSVIACILALSMAVPYIFCLIAGACAAALIYCGLLFIFYRSFT, via the coding sequence ATGCCTCTAAATCACATTTTTAAAAATTCTGTTGTAAAGGGAACTCTCATACTTACTATCGCCGGGCTAATAAGTAAGCTGATGGGGTTCTATTATAAAATATTCCTGTCAGGCGTCATTGGTGCAGAAGGAATAGGGCTCTACCAGCTTGTATTTCCAATAACCGGTATTGCAATGGCCGTCTGCTCTATGGGAATCGAGAATGCAATATCACGTTTCTGTGCAAAAGAAAAAGATAAGGCCGGAATACTTACTGCCGGTCTTATCATGTCTCTGTCGCTTGCTTTTGTCACTTCATACATAATATACCACAACGCAGCCTTTATAGCAAAACGTCTTCTGCTTAATGAGAACGCCGGATCACTCGTTCTTGTAATATCAGTATCAATACCTTTTGCCTGTCTGCATCAGTGCATATGCGGATATTATTACGGTACCGGAGATGCAAAAGTTCCTGCAGTCTCGCAGTTATTTGAACAGTTTGCACGCGTTGGCAGTGTTCTTGCAATTACATTCTTTCTTAATAAGAATTCACTTCCTGTCACGCCCGTTATCGCAGTTGCCGGAATTGTCGCTGGTGAGATTACATCCGGTCTTTTCTGCCTGCTGTGTGCCACCGTCGGACAGCATTTCCGCCCTGTATTCAGGAATATCAAACCGCATATCCGTGATATTACAGGAATGGCTCTTCCCATTTCATGTAACAGGATTCTTCTGACTCTTCTCCAAAGCGGAGAAGCAATATTAATTCCCGCACAGCTTACAGTATCAGGAATGAGCAGTTTTGATGCATTAAGTGCATATGGAGTGCTCACCGGAATGGCAATGTCATTCATAGCATTTCCTGCCACAATAACCCAGTCAGCGGCAGTGATGCTGCTCCCGTCCGTGTCAAAAGCACAGTCTTCTGACAACAGCGGGATGATCTCCCGGACAATCTCTACATCAATTGAAATGGCGCTCGCGATGGGAATCTTCTGCATTGGCGGTTTTATAACTTATGGTGCACCATTTGGGGCGCTTATATTCCACAATAATCTTGTTGCTGATTTTATGAGAGTCCTTGCATGGCTCTGTCCGTTTCTTTATATAAATACAACTCTCACAGGAATACTCAATGGTCTCGGAAAAACCGGATATACATTCGTGTGCGGCATTATATCCACACTCATGCGGATTGCATTTATCATTTTTCTGATACCGTCATATAAAATAACCGGATATATGTGGGGACTTCTTGTAAGCCAGTGCTTTCTTACGGGTGCATATGTAATATTTCTTCTAAGATTATACCACTTCAGCTTCAGCCCTGTGAGAGCAATCGTTGTTCCTGTCCTGTCACTGGCAGTTGCATTATGCGGTTCCGTCATTGCATGCATTCTTGCCCTATCAATGGCTGTTCCGTACATTTTCTGCCTTATTGCCGGTGCCTGTGCTGCGGCTCTTATATACTGTGGACTGCTGTTTATATTTTATCGCAGTTTCACTTGA
- a CDS encoding PH domain-containing protein — MKNTTEPIWHDRKRITFFGLPFTFTSYSATNEVLYIKQGFFSTTEDEVRLYRIMDISLKRNLFQKMFGIGTIHCCSGDKTLGDFDIVNIKKPREVKALLSDLIETQRESKRVVSRENIVDNTGHHDDGPALTPDDFDDDDRPFGGDEDFH, encoded by the coding sequence ATGAAAAATACAACTGAGCCAATCTGGCATGACAGGAAGCGAATCACTTTCTTTGGGCTTCCGTTTACATTTACATCATATTCGGCAACTAATGAAGTTCTCTATATCAAGCAGGGATTTTTCTCAACAACCGAAGATGAGGTTCGTCTTTACAGAATTATGGATATATCGCTTAAGCGCAATCTATTCCAGAAGATGTTCGGAATCGGCACCATTCACTGCTGTTCCGGTGACAAGACCCTCGGCGACTTTGATATTGTTAATATTAAGAAGCCACGTGAAGTCAAAGCTCTGCTCTCAGATCTTATTGAGACACAGCGTGAGTCAAAGCGTGTTGTCAGCAGAGAGAATATCGTAGATAATACCGGGCATCATGATGATGGTCCCGCACTTACACCTGATGATTTTGATGATGATGACCGTCCTTTTGGCGGAGATGAGGATTTTCATTAA
- the feoB gene encoding ferrous iron transport protein B, with translation MTLDKLEVGMDAIIKSVDCDEVSLRKHILDMGLTPGTEVTLVKVAPMGDPLELRVRGYELTLRKDDAARIELTDIHDAHEYRRNNERRTQVNHPGVGEDDGKKYTTLKRGEEIPEGTVIRFALAGNQNCGKTTLFNQLTGSNQHVGNFPGVTVDRKDGAIKNHPDTMVTDLPGIYSLSPYTSEEIVTREFILREHPDAIINILDATNIERNLYLTMQLIELDIPMVLALNMMDEVTANGGTIHVNELEAQLGIPVVPISAAKNEGISELVEHAIHVARYREHPGRLDFCDENGRDNGAVHRCIHATIHLIEDHAKRAGIPVRFAATKLMEGDSLILGQLGLDENEKEMLEHIIVQMEDESGSDRMAALADMRFRFIENLCDETVVKPNESKEHIRSEKIDRILTGRYTAIPSFIAIMGLVFWLTFGVIGAWLSDIMELGIDWFTNVCDAGLTSYGINPVVHSLVIDGVFAGVGSVLSFLPVIVVLFFFLSILEDSGYMARVAFVMDKLLRKIGLSGRSFVPMLIGFGCSVPAIMSTRTLPSDRDRKMTIMLTPFMSCSAKLPIYALFTAAFFPDNGAVVMLLLYITGIVTGILFALILKATAFRGEPVPFVMELPNYRMPSPKSVVQLIGEKAKDFVTKAFTVIFVAAVIIWFLQSFDTRLNVVADSKDSLLALIGSFISPIFRPLGIDDWRISTALITGFTAKESVVSTLTVLLGGSTEALTTIFTRFTAVVFLVFSLLYTPCVAAIAAVKREMNGKGAVIIVFLQCAIAWLVAAAVHLAGTLIGLV, from the coding sequence ATGACGCTTGATAAACTTGAAGTAGGAATGGATGCCATAATAAAGTCAGTTGACTGCGATGAGGTATCACTGAGAAAACACATCCTTGACATGGGGCTTACACCGGGAACGGAAGTAACGCTTGTGAAGGTGGCTCCTATGGGAGACCCTCTGGAACTGAGGGTGCGCGGGTATGAGCTTACGCTGCGCAAAGACGATGCTGCGAGAATAGAACTTACCGATATACATGATGCACACGAATACAGACGTAACAACGAACGAAGAACGCAGGTTAACCATCCCGGAGTAGGAGAAGATGATGGAAAAAAGTATACAACATTGAAACGGGGAGAGGAGATACCGGAAGGAACAGTCATAAGATTTGCCCTTGCGGGTAACCAGAACTGCGGAAAGACAACACTTTTTAACCAGCTGACAGGCTCTAACCAGCATGTAGGCAATTTCCCGGGTGTGACGGTTGACCGCAAAGACGGAGCAATTAAAAATCATCCGGATACTATGGTTACAGACCTTCCGGGAATATATTCTCTTTCACCGTATACAAGTGAGGAGATTGTAACAAGAGAATTTATTCTGCGTGAACATCCTGATGCAATTATAAATATTCTTGATGCAACTAATATTGAACGCAACCTGTACCTTACAATGCAGCTTATAGAACTTGACATACCTATGGTACTTGCACTTAACATGATGGATGAGGTTACGGCTAACGGAGGAACGATACATGTAAATGAACTCGAGGCGCAGCTTGGAATTCCTGTAGTACCTATATCTGCAGCTAAGAATGAAGGAATAAGTGAACTTGTAGAGCATGCAATTCATGTAGCAAGATACAGGGAGCATCCGGGAAGGCTTGATTTTTGTGATGAGAACGGCAGAGATAATGGTGCTGTACATAGATGTATACACGCAACAATACATCTTATCGAAGACCATGCCAAAAGAGCGGGAATACCGGTAAGATTTGCGGCAACTAAGCTTATGGAGGGAGACAGCCTGATTCTCGGCCAGCTTGGACTTGATGAGAATGAGAAGGAAATGCTTGAGCATATTATAGTGCAGATGGAAGATGAGAGTGGCAGCGACAGGATGGCTGCACTTGCTGACATGCGGTTCAGGTTTATTGAAAATCTGTGCGATGAGACTGTTGTAAAGCCTAATGAGAGTAAAGAACATATAAGAAGTGAGAAGATTGACAGAATACTCACAGGCAGATATACGGCAATTCCTTCATTTATAGCAATTATGGGTCTTGTGTTCTGGCTTACATTCGGAGTGATAGGTGCATGGCTTTCAGATATTATGGAGCTGGGAATAGACTGGTTTACCAATGTGTGTGATGCAGGACTTACGAGCTACGGAATTAATCCTGTTGTACATTCTCTTGTGATTGACGGTGTATTTGCCGGAGTTGGAAGTGTACTGAGCTTCCTGCCTGTTATAGTGGTATTGTTCTTTTTCCTGTCAATACTTGAAGACAGTGGTTATATGGCAAGAGTGGCATTCGTTATGGATAAGCTTCTTCGTAAGATTGGCCTTTCGGGAAGAAGCTTTGTACCAATGCTTATCGGATTTGGATGTTCGGTGCCTGCAATTATGTCTACGAGGACACTTCCGTCAGACAGAGACCGCAAGATGACAATTATGCTTACACCATTTATGAGCTGTTCGGCAAAGCTGCCAATCTATGCACTCTTTACGGCTGCATTCTTCCCTGATAACGGGGCTGTTGTAATGCTTCTTCTGTATATTACCGGAATTGTTACGGGAATACTGTTTGCGCTTATCCTTAAAGCTACGGCATTCAGAGGTGAACCTGTACCATTCGTCATGGAGCTGCCTAATTACAGAATGCCAAGCCCTAAGAGCGTAGTACAGCTTATCGGAGAAAAAGCAAAGGATTTTGTCACGAAAGCATTTACGGTAATATTTGTTGCGGCTGTAATTATATGGTTTTTACAGAGCTTTGATACAAGACTTAATGTCGTTGCAGATTCAAAAGACAGTCTGCTTGCGCTTATAGGAAGCTTTATATCACCTATATTCAGGCCTCTCGGAATAGATGACTGGAGAATATCAACGGCACTTATAACCGGATTTACAGCCAAGGAAAGTGTTGTAAGTACACTCACGGTTCTTCTCGGTGGTTCTACAGAAGCACTTACGACAATATTTACCAGATTTACAGCAGTTGTATTTCTTGTATTCTCACTTCTGTACACACCTTGTGTTGCCGCAATAGCAGCTGTTAAGCGTGAGATGAATGGAAAAGGAGCCGTAATTATAGTATTCCTGCAGTGCGCTATTGCGTGGCTGGTTGCTGCGGCAGTACATCTTGCAGGAACACTGATCGGACTTGTCTGA
- a CDS encoding helix-turn-helix domain-containing protein — protein MQSMIRKLRLERNMSQKQLAKVVGTSQQTISRIENDVMSSPVDLLVNIADLFDVSVDYLLGRRVRIHKR, from the coding sequence ATGCAGAGCATGATACGAAAGCTTAGGCTTGAACGTAATATGAGCCAGAAGCAGCTCGCGAAGGTTGTAGGAACATCACAGCAGACTATAAGCAGGATAGAGAATGATGTAATGAGTTCTCCTGTTGACCTGCTTGTTAATATAGCGGATTTATTTGATGTTTCGGTTGATTATCTGCTTGGACGCAGAGTAAGGATACATAAAAGATAA
- the mnmA gene encoding tRNA 2-thiouridine(34) synthase MnmA yields MLYKSQIIKEITVKERVVVGMSGGVDSSVAACLLKEQGYDVIGVTMQIWQDEDSCSMEENGGCCGWSAVEDARRVAQQLDIPYYVMNFKNEFRENVIEYFVNEYKNGRTPNPCIACNRYVKWESLLKRSMEIGADYIATGHYARIEQLSNGRYVVRNSVTAAKDQTYALYNLTQEQLRHTLMPIGEYDKEHIRQIAAQRGLMVANKPDSQDICFVPDGDYAGFIMNSDYAQSCSKACVPGNFVNLAGEVIGRHKGYLHYTIGQRKGLGLAMGHPVFVVDIRPETNEVVIGDNSDCFSDRLVADRLNFMAVDRLTEPKHLMARIRYSHKGGECTVRMIDDDRIECVFDEPQRAVTKGQAVVLYEDGHVFGGGTIIG; encoded by the coding sequence ATGCTTTACAAGTCACAGATAATAAAGGAGATAACAGTGAAAGAAAGAGTAGTGGTAGGTATGTCAGGAGGAGTTGATTCCTCTGTGGCTGCCTGCCTTCTGAAGGAACAGGGATATGATGTAATAGGTGTAACGATGCAGATCTGGCAGGACGAGGATTCGTGCTCCATGGAAGAAAACGGCGGCTGCTGCGGATGGAGTGCGGTTGAAGACGCAAGGCGTGTGGCACAGCAACTTGATATTCCGTATTACGTTATGAATTTTAAAAATGAATTCCGGGAAAATGTTATTGAATATTTTGTCAATGAATATAAAAACGGAAGAACGCCGAATCCATGTATAGCATGTAACAGATATGTGAAGTGGGAGTCACTGTTAAAGAGAAGCATGGAGATTGGTGCAGACTACATTGCAACGGGACATTATGCGAGGATTGAGCAGCTTTCCAACGGCAGATATGTTGTGCGTAATTCGGTAACGGCTGCAAAAGACCAGACATATGCGCTCTACAATCTTACGCAGGAGCAGCTTAGGCACACACTTATGCCTATAGGTGAGTATGACAAAGAACATATAAGACAGATAGCTGCACAGCGTGGACTTATGGTTGCCAACAAGCCTGACAGCCAGGATATATGCTTTGTCCCGGATGGAGATTATGCCGGATTTATCATGAATTCGGATTATGCGCAATCATGCAGCAAAGCGTGCGTACCGGGGAATTTTGTTAACCTTGCCGGAGAAGTCATAGGACGTCATAAGGGATATCTGCATTATACAATAGGACAGCGTAAGGGACTTGGCCTTGCAATGGGTCACCCTGTGTTTGTTGTTGATATAAGACCGGAGACAAATGAAGTTGTAATAGGAGATAATTCGGACTGCTTTTCGGACAGACTGGTGGCTGACAGACTTAATTTTATGGCTGTTGACAGACTGACAGAGCCGAAGCATCTTATGGCAAGAATCAGATACAGCCACAAGGGTGGAGAATGTACGGTAAGAATGATCGATGATGACAGGATAGAGTGTGTGTTTGACGAACCACAGCGGGCAGTTACCAAAGGACAGGCAGTTGTGCTGTACGAGGACGGACATGTATTCGGCGGTGGTACAATAATTGGCTGA
- a CDS encoding helix-turn-helix domain-containing protein produces MKDKELRKLIGSRAKQRRLELGVNQPYIAEKMGVTASTIQRYEAGTIDNTKKLVLDGLSEALHVSVEWLKGETEEMTSDVTDKRELQIRDTMTSILSKLPYDMKADEADFSKDLLLLMLKEYELFVDSFQYACKNFKGNTEDATIAKVMGFESNQEYNEIMFLREITHTVNALNDMGDIVRLYSKNPETAAVRLANLLSEKDSEPV; encoded by the coding sequence ATGAAAGATAAAGAATTACGCAAGTTAATCGGTAGCAGGGCAAAACAACGCAGACTGGAATTAGGTGTCAACCAGCCTTATATAGCAGAAAAGATGGGAGTTACCGCTTCCACCATACAGCGGTATGAGGCAGGAACGATTGACAACACCAAGAAGCTTGTTCTGGATGGTCTGTCGGAAGCACTTCATGTATCAGTGGAGTGGCTGAAGGGCGAGACGGAAGAAATGACAAGTGATGTTACGGATAAAAGGGAATTACAGATTCGTGATACCATGACTTCCATTCTCTCCAAACTGCCTTATGATATGAAGGCAGACGAAGCGGATTTTTCCAAAGATTTACTGCTGCTGATGTTGAAGGAATACGAATTATTCGTTGATTCCTTTCAATATGCCTGTAAGAATTTTAAAGGGAATACGGAAGATGCCACAATTGCAAAAGTAATGGGGTTTGAATCCAATCAGGAATATAATGAGATTATGTTCCTTAGGGAAATCACCCATACGGTAAATGCACTGAACGACATGGGCGACATTGTAAGGCTCTATTCCAAGAATCCCGAAACGGCAGCCGTAAGGCTTGCAAATCTTCTTTCAGAGAAAGACTCCGAACCGGTATAG
- the nifS gene encoding cysteine desulfurase NifS — MADSRVVYLDNAATTPVRPEVVEEMIPYFTENYGNPSGIYRTAAKAKQAVAQARQTIASTINAKPECIYFTAGGSESDNWALKGIAESLASVGKHIITTKIEHHAILNTCSYLEKQGFDITYLDVNENGLVNPDVIERTIRPDTILISVMLANNEIGTIQPVEQIGKIAREAGVLFHTDAVQAYTQIPIDVQAMNIDLMSTSGHKINGPKGIGFLYIREGVKIHSFIHGGAQERKRRAGTENVPGIIGMAKAAQMAADDMEERTARERKLRDYMIERILKEIPYTRLNGDAVKRLPGNANFSFQFVEGESLLIMLDMDGICASGGSACASGSLDPSHVLLALGLPDDIARGSLRLTLGAQTTREDIDYAIERIKANVGRIRSMSPEYECFTSHR; from the coding sequence ATGGCAGATAGCAGAGTAGTTTATCTTGACAATGCAGCAACGACACCGGTAAGACCTGAGGTTGTTGAGGAGATGATACCGTATTTTACGGAGAATTATGGCAATCCGTCAGGAATATACAGGACAGCAGCAAAGGCAAAACAGGCAGTAGCACAGGCAAGGCAGACGATAGCATCAACAATCAATGCAAAGCCTGAGTGTATCTATTTTACAGCTGGCGGTTCGGAATCGGATAACTGGGCACTTAAGGGGATAGCTGAGAGCCTGGCATCCGTGGGAAAGCATATAATTACTACAAAGATTGAGCATCATGCGATACTTAATACATGCAGTTATCTTGAAAAACAGGGCTTTGATATAACATATCTTGATGTTAACGAGAATGGGCTTGTCAATCCTGATGTAATAGAAAGAACGATAAGACCTGATACGATTCTCATATCGGTTATGCTTGCTAATAATGAGATTGGTACAATCCAGCCGGTAGAGCAGATAGGAAAGATAGCAAGGGAAGCGGGTGTTCTGTTCCATACTGATGCGGTACAGGCATATACGCAGATCCCAATAGATGTTCAGGCCATGAATATAGATCTTATGAGTACGAGCGGACATAAGATTAATGGACCAAAGGGAATCGGATTCCTTTATATAAGAGAAGGTGTTAAGATTCATTCGTTTATTCATGGCGGAGCGCAGGAACGCAAGAGGAGAGCCGGAACTGAGAATGTTCCCGGTATAATCGGAATGGCAAAGGCTGCACAGATGGCAGCGGATGATATGGAAGAGCGTACAGCACGTGAGCGTAAGCTGCGCGATTACATGATAGAACGCATATTAAAAGAGATACCTTATACAAGGCTTAACGGAGATGCGGTTAAGAGGCTTCCGGGTAATGCCAACTTCAGCTTTCAATTCGTTGAGGGTGAGTCACTGCTTATAATGCTTGATATGGATGGAATATGTGCATCAGGAGGTTCTGCATGTGCATCAGGGTCGCTCGACCCGTCACATGTACTGCTTGCGTTAGGCCTGCCTGATGACATAGCAAGAGGCTCATTAAGACTGACTCTCGGAGCGCAGACAACGCGTGAGGATATAGATTATGCAATTGAGAGAATAAAGGCGAATGTCGGGCGCATCAGAAGTATGTCACCGGAATACGAATGCTTTACAAGTCACAGATAA